Below is a genomic region from Mucilaginibacter auburnensis.
ATATTGACAAAGGCCTTTTCCCGAAAGCATTCTGTAAAATAGTTCCGGATATTTTAACCGGCGATGAGCAGTTTTGTAACATTATGCATGCTGACGGTGCCGGAACCAAATCATCATTGGCTTATACCTACTGGCGCGAAACCGGCGACATTTCTGTTTGGAAAGGAATTGCGCAAGATGCTATCATCATGAATCTTGACGATCTGCTTTGCGTTGGCGCTATTGATAACATATTGTTATCATCTACCATCGGCAGAAACAAAAACCTGATACCGGGTGAAGTTATTGCAGCCATTATTAACGGCACCGAAGAAATTTTGGCCGACCTGCGCGCAGCGGGTATAGGCATTTATTCAACCGGAGGAGAAACTGCTGATGTTGGCGATCTGGTACGCACCATTATTGTTGATTCAACCGTTACCTGCCGCATGAAACGTGAAGATGTGGTGAGCAACCATAACATACAGCCGGGCGATGTGATAGTAGGTTTGGCATCGTACGGACAGGCAACATATGAGCGTGAGTACAATGGCGGCATGGGCTCAAATGGACTAACATCTGCAAGACACGATGTATTCAATAAAACCATAGCTAATCAATACCCTGAAAGTTATGATCCGGCGGTTCCTTTTGATCTGATATTTTCTGGCAGTAAGCAACTAACCGATGTGGTTGATATTGGCAACGGCCAAAGCGTTACAGCAGGAAAGCTGGTATTATCGCCAACACGTACCTACGCCCCGGTTATCAAACAAATATTAGACAACTATCGCAGCCAGGTACATGGAATGGTGCATTGCAGCGGTGGGGCACAAACTAAGGTGCTACACTTTGTTGATAATGTACATGTTATTAAAGATAACCTGTTCCCTATTCCGCCATTATTCAGATTGATACAGGAAGAATCAAAAACCAGCTGGCAGGAAATGTACAAGGTATTTAATATGGGCCACCGCATGGAGCTTTACGTTCAACCCAACATTGCAGACGAACTTATAGCTATATCAAAAAGCTTTGGTATTGACGCGCAAATTATTGGTCGCGTTGAGGCTGCTGACAAAAAACAGGTTACGATAAATTCTGAGTTTGGCGAGTTTATATATAACTAAATAGCCTTATGCTTAATTTTCTGTCAGAGCAATCATCATTTACTTTACTGATGATTTTTCTGGCAGAAAATTTTATAGTAACAGGCATTGCGCTATTTGCAGGCTGGCTTACCATTAAGTTGTGCAAACATCCGGTTAAGCCGGCTTCATACAAAGAAATACTTACCTGCATTGTTACCAACTGCATTAACACGTTAATTACGTTTACGGGGTTTAAACTTTGGCAGCACGGTGTTATACAATTTGATTTTGATTTAAGCTGGTGGCTTATATTTGACACCATACTTCTTTTTCTGGCTATGGATTTAGCCATGTATATATTTCACCTGGCTATACATAGGTCTGTTGCCTATAAATATATCCACAGGTTCCATCACATTTATCACGATCCGATACCGATTGATCTCTTTGTACTTCATCCGTTAGAGACGGTTAGCTTTGGTTTATTGTGGCTAATTGTGATTTACGTGTACACATTCAACTTTTGGGCTGTAATACTGTACTTAACCTTAAATGTTGTATTTGGCATTGCCGGACATTTGGGTTTTGAACCCTTACCCTACAAATTCAGGAACAGCGCGTGGCTTAAATATATCGGCACACCAACATTTCATCATGATCATCATACCGATGTAAATTACAATTTCGGTTTTTACACCAACCTTTGGGATCGTTTATTCCATACTTATAAAGAGAGGTAACATATAAAACAATAAAGCCTCCCGGAAATCCGGGAGGCCTTCTTGTTTTATAGTATAACTTAAAGTTATATGGTTTTAAAGAATGAGGTTTGGCTTAAAACCGAAGTTTTACCATCTTCAGAATAAGCTGTAGCTCTAACAGAATAAGTTTTACCTGCTGTTAAACCAAGCAAACCTAATTTGATAAGCATGTTACCACCATACACCTGCGTTTTCTCATAAGTAGTTGATTGCAAAGTATAGTTAATGCTGTGGTTTAAAACCGGGGTAGGTTTTTTTGTTGGGTCAGAAGTGTCATCGTAACCGGTCCAGCTGCTAAATGTAACCGTTTTAACAGGTACAGCAGTTGCCGATATAGATGTGCCTTCAAAAAATTCAACTGTAAATTTACCTGACTTAACACCTGTAGTGGTAGCACCGAAATACAATTGTAAAACGGTAGCAACTGTAGCGGGAGTTGTTGGAGTTGCACTTGCAGCTGCAATAGTGAACGGACCAACCTGGTTATATCCTAAGCTGCTTAATTGAATGGCCGGGAGTTTTGCCTCTGTGCCGGCAACATCTGCATCTTTTTTACATGAAAACATCGCCGATGTTAACAATGTCATAAAAACGATGGTTATATATTTTTTCATTTTAGTTTCTTTTAATATTTCCAATTAAACACTTGTTATTAGAAGCTGTATCTGGCACCTAATAAAGCGCTCCATGTTGTACCTGTTGTATTAATATTCTGGAAAGGCGTATTAATTAACTGGCCGTTTAACTGACGCATGTTGTAAGCAGGGTTACCGGCTGCATCAACACCTACAAGCGCAAGTGGCTGCATGGTAGTGGTTTGTTTTTGTATGCCCCACGCGCTGTTTAAAAGGTTTGGCAGGTTAATTACAGTAGCACTGATCTGCAGGGTGTGTTTTTGACCACCTGCCATAATGTAAAACTCTTGTTTAACATCAGCATCAATACGGTTATACCATGGTAAGTAAGAACCATTTCTTTCTGCGTATTTACCTCTGCGATCTTTAAGGTAAGGCGTGTTGTTGATGAATTGCTCAAAAGCGGCTTGTTGCTGTTGTGCAGTGTAAGTGTATGCTACACCGTTAACTGTTTGAGTGTACGGCAGGAAAGTAATTTCGCTTGCTTTTCTTGGAATGTACATCAAATCTGTAGATGCGTTACCATCACCGTTCAGGTCACCTTGAATAGTGTAGCTGTAACCACCGTTAACTGAAGCTTGAGCAGATCCCTGGTAGAATAAACCTACTGAAGTTGAACCATGGTTAAGATAGTTGAACTTGTAAGATATCGAACCTACTATACGGTGAGGAATAACAAAGGCTGTGTTACCCAATTCTACGTCATTTGAAGTTCCAACGTTAGAAGTTGAGGTCCAAACGTTGGTTGCAGTAGTACCAACAGTTGAGAACGCTTCTTTAGCAACAGTGTAGGTATAAGCTACCGAAGCATTAAAGCCGTTTTCAAATGTTTTGTTTAATTGCGCAGTTAATGATGCAGCGTAACCTTGGTTAGTGTTCTCTAACGCTATTACAGACAGCGCCGGGTTGTTTGGATAAATGTTACGATCCTGAGCAGTTACAGAAACGCTTGTAAAGCCGTTAGCTGTTGTTGCAGAACCTGTACCTACGTAACGAGCACGGGTGTAATCGCCTTCCTGAATAGTACCTGTAGGGTTTTTCAGGTTAACGTTACGCATACGCACTGCATTGATGTCTTTGCTGTATAAAGCTTCAAATGTAGCAGAGTAACCATTACCTAAGTTTTTATCAATACCTAAGTTAACTCTGAATATTTGAGGGAATTTAAAGTTTTTGTCAATAACAACACTGGCCGACTGATAAGCAGTACCTGCTGATTGCGGGAACAGGTTGGCATAAGTGCTTGGATCTTGTACCAATTTAATGTTGGCAAGCTGAGCAGCTGTTGCCACACCACCAAAGTTGTACATACCGCTGTTTGAAGGCAGGTTGGTTAAGAACACGTAAGGTACGCGGCCGCTAAATATACCCATACCACCACGTAATACTAATGATTTGTCGCTTAACAAGCTTGCACGGAAACCTACACGAGGTGAAAGCATCCATACTGATTTAGGCCATTGGCCTGAATTGTAGGTCATTAAAGCACCTGTGTTTGAGTTAGGATCAGGAAACTGCAAAGCACTTAACTGAGGGTTCTCAACCGGATTTTCCAGATAAATAGACTTATCAGCACGTAAGCCGTAAGTAAATTTAAAGTTAGGGCTTACGTTATATTCATCCTGAGCATAAAGGCTGATGGTTCCGATGCGAAGGTTTGCAGAGAAAACTTTGTCCTGACCAGGAAGCAATGAATAGTTATAAGTAAACTGTACCGGAGCCCTGTCATTCAGGAAATCATCAAGGCTGTTGTAGATATATGAACCCGCAGCACCTGGCATAAAGGCATTACCCACTTTTTGATACTCATAGCTGATACCACCGGTTAAAGTGTGTTTACCTGCATAGTAGGTAAAGTTATCATACAAAGTAGTGGTGTTATCAATAACCTCGTTGTATTTGGTGTAAGGGTCAGAACCTGCAGTTATGTAGTTATCGCCCGCGCCATTGTAAATGTCAATTGTTGGAAAAGTAGTTCCTTTTGTAGTACGCGGATTGCCATACTTTTTAAAGGTTACCAGCAATTGGTTTGACATTTTTGAATTGATAGTACTGTTTAACTCGGCTGTACCGGTATGCACAGTATTTAAGAAACCGTAGTTAGAGTTCTCAAACGCGATAGACCTGTTGCTGTAACGGTTGTTAACCAAACCACCGCTTGCACGTGTAGATGGCGAGCCGTTAGCACCCGTAAAGGTATAAGCAGCGTTGTTAGGTGTGCTTGAGTTATTAACGGTTTGATCACTTGTAGCTTTTAAGTAGCTGTATTTAACTGTCAGCTTGTTTTTATCGTTAAT
It encodes:
- a CDS encoding AIR synthase related protein, producing MTSSQRYDQRGVSASKDDVHNAIKNIDKGLFPKAFCKIVPDILTGDEQFCNIMHADGAGTKSSLAYTYWRETGDISVWKGIAQDAIIMNLDDLLCVGAIDNILLSSTIGRNKNLIPGEVIAAIINGTEEILADLRAAGIGIYSTGGETADVGDLVRTIIVDSTVTCRMKREDVVSNHNIQPGDVIVGLASYGQATYEREYNGGMGSNGLTSARHDVFNKTIANQYPESYDPAVPFDLIFSGSKQLTDVVDIGNGQSVTAGKLVLSPTRTYAPVIKQILDNYRSQVHGMVHCSGGAQTKVLHFVDNVHVIKDNLFPIPPLFRLIQEESKTSWQEMYKVFNMGHRMELYVQPNIADELIAISKSFGIDAQIIGRVEAADKKQVTINSEFGEFIYN
- a CDS encoding sterol desaturase family protein; its protein translation is MLNFLSEQSSFTLLMIFLAENFIVTGIALFAGWLTIKLCKHPVKPASYKEILTCIVTNCINTLITFTGFKLWQHGVIQFDFDLSWWLIFDTILLFLAMDLAMYIFHLAIHRSVAYKYIHRFHHIYHDPIPIDLFVLHPLETVSFGLLWLIVIYVYTFNFWAVILYLTLNVVFGIAGHLGFEPLPYKFRNSAWLKYIGTPTFHHDHHTDVNYNFGFYTNLWDRLFHTYKER
- a CDS encoding TonB-dependent receptor — translated: MRKFLLLLIAAVFTTAAAFAQVTTSSMTGTVKDNKGVALPGATIKAIHEPSGTVYAVATNNDGYYNIPGMRVGGPYTVEVTFISFSKQTYTGITLQLGQSYILNAELSETGTELKTVNITGTKRIVTAKLGASTNINRTQLSTLPTFSRSVTDFTRLTPQANGGSFAGRDARYNSITVDGANLNNTFGTSNDLLPGGGAQPVSIEAYDEISVNIAPFDVRQSGFTGAGIYATTKSGTNTFHGSVYGFYRDQSFNGTRVGDFDLSSQNAKATSKTYGVTLGGPIIKNKLFFFGNYEHEVATTPGINFSPTGGSGLGTVAATPVGDLQKVSEYLKNKFGYETGGYDNFPAFQPKNTKALIRFDYNINDKNKLTVKYSYLKATSDQTVNNSSTPNNAAYTFTGANGSPSTRASGGLVNNRYSNRSIAFENSNYGFLNTVHTGTAELNSTINSKMSNQLLVTFKKYGNPRTTKGTTFPTIDIYNGAGDNYITAGSDPYTKYNEVIDNTTTLYDNFTYYAGKHTLTGGISYEYQKVGNAFMPGAAGSYIYNSLDDFLNDRAPVQFTYNYSLLPGQDKVFSANLRIGTISLYAQDEYNVSPNFKFTYGLRADKSIYLENPVENPQLSALQFPDPNSNTGALMTYNSGQWPKSVWMLSPRVGFRASLLSDKSLVLRGGMGIFSGRVPYVFLTNLPSNSGMYNFGGVATAAQLANIKLVQDPSTYANLFPQSAGTAYQSASVVIDKNFKFPQIFRVNLGIDKNLGNGYSATFEALYSKDINAVRMRNVNLKNPTGTIQEGDYTRARYVGTGSATTANGFTSVSVTAQDRNIYPNNPALSVIALENTNQGYAASLTAQLNKTFENGFNASVAYTYTVAKEAFSTVGTTATNVWTSTSNVGTSNDVELGNTAFVIPHRIVGSISYKFNYLNHGSTSVGLFYQGSAQASVNGGYSYTIQGDLNGDGNASTDLMYIPRKASEITFLPYTQTVNGVAYTYTAQQQQAAFEQFINNTPYLKDRRGKYAERNGSYLPWYNRIDADVKQEFYIMAGGQKHTLQISATVINLPNLLNSAWGIQKQTTTMQPLALVGVDAAGNPAYNMRQLNGQLINTPFQNINTTGTTWSALLGARYSF